A genomic segment from bacterium encodes:
- a CDS encoding 3-oxoacid CoA-transferase subunit A, which produces MIDKTVGSPAEAVSLIDDGAVVMIGGFGEAGSPIELIHALIDQGTGNLTAVNNNTGNGEVGLAALIGNGQVRKMICSYPRSSHSKLFPELYRAGKIELELVPQGTLAERVRAGGAGIPAFYTPAAVGTPLAKGKDAREFDGRPYILERWLKADFALIKCETADRMGNLTFNKTARNFSPLMAMAAKTTIVQARRVVEPGEIDPEHVVTPGIFVDRIVEVAEPLHESRLIAEGRRYP; this is translated from the coding sequence ATGATCGACAAGACCGTCGGCTCACCGGCCGAGGCCGTGTCTTTGATCGACGACGGCGCCGTGGTGATGATCGGTGGCTTCGGCGAGGCCGGCAGCCCGATCGAGCTGATCCACGCTTTGATCGATCAGGGCACCGGCAACCTGACGGCCGTCAACAACAACACCGGCAACGGCGAGGTCGGCCTGGCGGCGCTGATCGGCAACGGCCAGGTTCGAAAGATGATCTGCTCGTATCCGCGCTCGAGCCATTCGAAGCTCTTTCCCGAGCTCTACCGGGCGGGCAAGATCGAGCTCGAGCTGGTGCCGCAGGGAACCCTCGCCGAGCGCGTTCGCGCCGGCGGCGCCGGAATCCCCGCCTTCTACACTCCGGCCGCGGTGGGCACGCCGCTCGCCAAGGGCAAGGACGCGCGCGAGTTCGACGGCCGGCCGTACATCCTCGAGCGCTGGTTGAAGGCGGATTTCGCGCTCATCAAATGCGAGACCGCAGATCGCATGGGCAATCTCACTTTCAACAAGACGGCGAGGAACTTCAGTCCGCTGATGGCGATGGCGGCGAAGACGACGATCGTTCAGGCCCGGCGCGTCGTCGAGCCCGGCGAGATCGATCCCGAGCACGTCGTCACCCCGGGCATCTTCGTCGACCGGATCGTCGAGGTCGCCGAGCCGCTTCACGAGTCGCGGCTGATTGCCGAAGGAAGACGCTACCCATGA
- a CDS encoding aspartate aminotransferase family protein gives MSERSAELYRQAQEFLAGGVSRNTLLRDPHPFYAERGKGCRIVDVDGVERIDFANNMAALIHGHAHPAIVEAVTEQVQRGTAFTMATEVEVEYARHLCGRSGGFDKIRFVNSGTEAVMAALKASRALTGRARLAKAEGTYHGAYDYAEVSQAPVPQSWGLPRRPASVPLAAGTPEGVLRDVVVLPFNDAEAAIEALDEHRKEIACVLLDPMPHRLGLVPADETFVQALRSWTREHGALLVFDEVITFRTEVGGMQTRYKARPDLTAMGKIIGGGLPVGALAGRDEVMAVFSSQGDAPPRLPHSGTFSANPLTMAAGFAAMRLFDGEAVARLNRLGRLARSRLEQAIAASGAPASVTGTGSMFRVHLRSKPPRDYRSSFLSPGEAEALKLLVDGLYDRGIVMIHTGAGTLSTPMGEAEIDVLVEAVLTTLKKVKARLLG, from the coding sequence ATGAGCGAGCGCAGTGCCGAGCTCTATCGTCAGGCGCAGGAGTTCCTGGCCGGCGGCGTCAGCCGCAACACGTTGCTGCGGGATCCGCACCCGTTCTACGCGGAGCGGGGCAAGGGTTGCCGGATCGTCGATGTCGACGGAGTCGAGCGCATCGATTTCGCCAACAATATGGCTGCCCTGATCCACGGACATGCCCATCCGGCGATTGTCGAGGCGGTGACCGAGCAGGTGCAGCGCGGCACGGCGTTCACCATGGCGACGGAAGTCGAGGTCGAGTATGCACGCCATCTCTGCGGCCGCTCGGGCGGCTTCGACAAGATCCGTTTCGTCAACTCCGGTACCGAGGCGGTGATGGCGGCGCTCAAGGCGTCACGCGCCCTCACCGGCCGAGCTCGACTCGCCAAGGCCGAGGGCACCTATCACGGCGCCTACGACTATGCCGAAGTAAGCCAGGCGCCGGTGCCGCAGAGCTGGGGGCTTCCCAGACGCCCGGCCTCGGTGCCCCTGGCCGCGGGCACGCCCGAGGGGGTCTTGCGGGACGTGGTGGTCCTGCCCTTCAACGATGCCGAGGCGGCGATCGAAGCGCTGGACGAGCACCGCAAAGAAATCGCCTGCGTGCTGCTGGACCCGATGCCGCACCGGCTCGGGCTGGTGCCGGCCGACGAGACCTTCGTTCAGGCGTTGCGCTCTTGGACTCGCGAACACGGCGCGCTTTTGGTCTTCGACGAGGTCATCACCTTCCGCACCGAAGTCGGCGGGATGCAGACGCGCTACAAGGCGAGACCCGATCTGACCGCCATGGGCAAGATCATCGGCGGTGGCCTGCCGGTGGGGGCGTTGGCCGGGCGCGATGAGGTGATGGCCGTGTTCTCGTCCCAGGGCGACGCGCCGCCGCGGCTGCCTCACTCCGGGACGTTCTCCGCGAACCCGCTGACCATGGCCGCGGGCTTCGCGGCTATGCGGCTCTTCGATGGGGAGGCGGTGGCCCGGCTCAATCGGTTGGGGCGATTGGCTCGCAGCCGGCTCGAGCAGGCGATCGCGGCGTCGGGAGCGCCGGCCAGCGTTACCGGCACCGGCTCCATGTTCCGGGTGCACCTGCGCTCGAAGCCACCGCGCGACTATCGCTCGTCGTTTCTCTCGCCGGGAGAAGCCGAGGCCCTCAAGCTGCTCGTCGATGGTCTCTACGACCGGGGCATCGTGATGATCCATACCGGCGCGGGAACCCTGTCGACACCGATGGGGGAGGCCGAGATCGACGTCTTGGTGGAGGCCGTTCTCACGACGCTGAAGAAGGTCAAGGCGCGCCTGCTGGGATAG
- a CDS encoding CoA transferase subunit B has translation MTSGEGNARGWSREQMAARAAQDIPDGSYVNLGIGIPEMVARFVPEGRVFIYHTENGLLGMGPPPAPGAEDPELINAGKKPVTTVPGASFFHHADSFAMIRGGHIDVCVLGAMQVSESGDLANWSTGAPDAIPAVGGAMDLVAGVESIFVITQHVTKTGEPKIVEKCTYPLTGRGVVSRVFTDLAVIDVTPRGLELLELAPDVSLEEVRAKTGASLHASTGRSQ, from the coding sequence ATGACCAGCGGCGAAGGCAACGCACGAGGCTGGAGCCGCGAGCAGATGGCGGCCCGGGCGGCGCAGGACATCCCCGACGGCTCCTACGTCAATCTGGGGATCGGCATTCCGGAGATGGTGGCGCGGTTCGTTCCCGAGGGACGGGTATTCATCTACCACACCGAGAACGGCCTACTGGGCATGGGGCCGCCGCCGGCGCCGGGCGCGGAAGACCCGGAGTTGATCAACGCGGGCAAGAAGCCGGTCACGACCGTGCCCGGAGCCTCGTTCTTCCATCACGCGGACAGCTTCGCCATGATCCGCGGGGGGCACATCGACGTCTGCGTGCTGGGAGCGATGCAGGTTTCCGAGAGCGGCGATCTGGCGAACTGGTCGACCGGTGCTCCCGATGCCATCCCGGCGGTCGGCGGTGCCATGGACCTGGTCGCGGGCGTCGAGTCCATCTTCGTCATCACCCAGCACGTCACCAAGACGGGCGAGCCGAAGATTGTCGAGAAGTGCACTTATCCGCTGACCGGGCGCGGCGTGGTGTCGCGCGTCTTCACCGATCTTGCGGTCATCGACGTGACGCCCCGGGGGCTCGAGCTCCTCGAGCTCGCTCCGGACGTGAGCCTGGAGGAAGTGCGCGCGAAGACCGGCGCGTCACTTCACGCTTCCACCGGGAGATCCCAATGA